From the genome of Phoenix dactylifera cultivar Barhee BC4 chromosome 17, palm_55x_up_171113_PBpolish2nd_filt_p, whole genome shotgun sequence:
AGAGTAGGAGACTAATAGAAAGGTGATAGCTCAATTAATATCaggattataaaaatatcaaaaaaatataaaaaatatcaaattatacttaaaatcattgaaaaagttgaaaaaaatgATTACCAATTAATCAAACTCgaaaagtttcaaaaaaaaatagacgTGTTGGTTCAAAGTCGGCATGCCCAAGCATCATATATCagtacggtaccgaaccggtaccttACCGACCTTCCCGCCGACTAGTATGAATCTCGGTACTGGTTTAATAGACATTGATTCTAACCATTTCGTTCTTTTCTTCTGGCAACTTTGACCTTAAGACTAACTCTGCTTTTGAGCTGCCTAATTTATATTCTTGGGTATATGTGAGATTACTACATAATCAAAAtccttaaataaataattaataatggtTAAATAAGATATTGGATTCCAACTTGAGTACCTATATTGACCATTAATTTACTTAACCACCAATTGAGAATctccaaaaatttcaaagctaGAGGCTTTCAAATCTTTCAACATTTCCAACCCAATATAACTAGAGATACATACTCAATTATAGAGCATTCCTCATTTAAGTGGAAagccatctgaattttaattCCATTCGGTGATATAATAATGATTCCTGCACCACCACCATTCTTTTTTTGAGATCCATCAAACATAATCTTTCAAGGAGTTAAAATAATAGGAATCTCCCTCATAATAAATCAATCAATTCCATATGCTTGGTGAAATTATTTAATTCCTGCATATTTCCTGTGCAATCTTCCTTTCCATTTTTTTCTCAACCAAAGATGGTGATGTTATAGTCACCACAAGCCACACAAGGGTCTATCATTTTACTCCTAGCACTTTGAGTCCTTCTCATAAATCTATCTGTTTTGATGCTCAAAGGGACTGTATGCATTAGATAGGATCCATTTAAATTTCCCTTGTTTCATGTGAAATATAAGAGTGggcaaaagagaagaaaagttgGATAAGGAAGGGAGACTGGGACAGATTGCATGAGCTTGGGGGCtccatggaaagaaaaaaaaaagagagattttcttcttaACTACCCTCTTCTTCTTAACTACAAGGATATTCTTTATAAATCAGAGCCCTCTACCTTAGAAAAGCCTCAGACTAGGGAAATAACAGGAGTTTGATGATGCTCCATTCAAGAAAACCATGCAAGGATTGGAGTTCGGAGAAGCGTAAACTATCATCTTCTCCGCCACTACCGCATTTCTAAGCAAGTAGCATGCAATTTGAAATTCGCCATTCCATCCTTCGAATTCTAGGGTTTCCACTGACTTGAGATTATGAGATAAGCAATCCAAACTGGCATCTTGCAATTTCTAGTGCTCATCCCAAATCCATTGGCTAATCTGTAAACAATATTGTAAAAAGCCAAAAGTTGACAAGTTGAAGGTCATACGAGAGCAGCTCaaaaaagtataaataaaatcataaattttgACCATTTCCTCATGACATTGAGTGATGAACTTCGCTAATATAGGACATAGAATCATTGTGTAATCATAGACGATCATGATTGGAAAACTATACCTCTCCAGTTCATGTCCTAAGTCAAGAGGTCCTCATTATTAATTGATGCATTGATTATGGATGTTCATATTAGTCCCCTAATTTGTAAAATGAACAAGACAACAACAAAACtgatatcttctttttctttttttctttttcctgttcATATTAGTCCCCTAAGCTATACATAAGCCCCACTTGCACCATTCACAACCCCTTATATCTCAACTTTGCAACATGCTCAATCTAACAATGGGACAATGTACCTTCTCTTGATCTTTTACTATCTTTCTTCCTTGCCATTCTCAACTCTGATGCCGAGCCTGATGACTACTTTCGCCCTGTATGCACTCCAAAGCCTCTAATCGGATAGTCGGTGGAAACATTCATGTAACTCTGTATTTAACAACCAAATCACCTCGACCTGAATTAGACTCGATTTGATTTTTAGTGGGTCCAAAACCAAATCAAACTAGGACTACGGATTCAACCGAAGGAAGACTTGGAGACGGTTAACAATGTTACAATACCCATTTATCTAATTCTTTTGTGTTCTTAACAATTGATGGACAACCCTGGTCTAAATTTTCCAGATTCAAATATTTGAGGATGACCTAGCCAACACTCTGAGCCTCaaacctcctctctctctctctctccctctccctctccctctctctctctctctctctctctctctaagaagGGATGCAACTACCATGGCAATATATAGTTCATGCATGCACTCCTAACAATTAGCAAAAAGGAAGGTGATAAGTACCTATTCAACATGGTGAAATTCTATTTGGCAACTCCTAAGATGTCAAAGACGTAGAATACCTTCTTATCTTACTTCATTGTCATTTATCTTTATCAATTTCTCTTTCACATGGCCAATTGCCGCATGCACTAGAGGTTGAGCTAAAATGCATTGAACTGAAATGAGGCAAACTGAGGCCAATTAGATCCATTCAAATGGTGAATCATGAAGGATTTTATTGTGATATAAACAACCTGCAACTTGGTTTTCATGCAGCTTTTAGCAGGGTTAGCTGTTGGAACCTGGGAAAGATGCAATGATAGATCTCTCCACTGTGGCGACTAACTTTCCTTCTGCTGATAGGTGGTAAGTAGCCACTAATCACTACAGTTTGACAGCATTATCTAAGATGATAAGACACGtaggaaaaaaattataagaggTAAGTGGCCACTTAGTTACAAAACTAGCCTATCTTGATTACATGTGagtgtatttattttaattacatGCTAAGCTCATCCAACAGTTACGACGCAAATCAGATCGTTTCGTCCCTCCAGCTTTGGAAGAGTATGACCAACTCTGTAATCAGACGCCCTGTTTTGTGGAAAAGAAGCTAAACCAAGGACATCTTTCCATCGCAAATCATTCCTGAATTCTCACTAATACTAAGATTTTATGAAAAAACTGGATCTAAATGTTTTAGTATTTGAATGAACATTGAATTGTAAATAGAGTTGCTAGAGCTGTTTCAAATTTCCTTTCAGAATTTTTACAAAGTTAAGGATATACGTAAACAGAAAAGTATAATTTCATAACGGCATTATGGAAGAACAAAGTAATTGCCATGCAATTTGCAATAACAAGTGTAGCCACAGCAGACTCAGAATTTTGCAAGCAGCACCAGTTTGAAGGACAATCACATACTACAAGCCTACTTGCTTGATGATGAAAATGAAAAGTAACAGACAGCTAGAAATTGATAAAAATGGAACTACATGAGGAAACTGCAGCAAAGTATTTGGTACCAAATTTAACTGATTTAATCATATCATAGAACTGCTGAAAGATAAGATGAACTCGAAAACAACCTAAGATGCCATTAGAACTATTGCATGAGCAGAAGTAAGCAAATGTCAGTtatgtaaaagaaaaagaaatatctggCTGTCAATGAAAATTTAAGAGAACTAATATCCATATTCCAAAGCAAATTAAACTTCAAAAGAGTTGACATCATCGAAATCAGGTAAGAGGATTTGCAACCTCCACTCAACATGTCCACGAAGAACTCCAAGTGCCCCAGACAACATATGAAGCAATATGATCAAACAGTGGGAGCAGTACAATACGATCAGACAGTGGGAGCAGCGCCAGAGGCAGCAAGTCGCTTCCTAGCCTCTTCAATGATGCTGAGCTTGATACCCTTGCCTTTAGGAAGAGAAACCCATGGCTTCGTCCCCTTACCAATGGTGAAGACATTGCCAAGGCGAGTTGCAAACTCATGACCAGTTGCATCTTGGAGATGGATAGTCTCGAAACTGCCCTTGTGCTTCTCCCTGTTCTTGATAACACCAACACGTCCCCTGTTCCTTCCACCGGTGACCATGACTACATTCCCAACATCAAACTTGATGAAATCTACGATCTTGTTAGTCTCCAGATCAAGCTTAATGGTGTCATTTGCTTTGATTAAAGGATCTGGATATCGAATTGTACGACCATCATAAGTATTGAGATAAGGAATGCCTTTCTGTCCAAACTGAACACTCCGGACCTTGCACAGCTTGAACTGCAAAGGAAAAGACAACGATTTCTAAGACATTGTCAAATAAAGATCTCTCGGTGAAAATTATTGCAAGATAAGTAGTCTGAGTTAAATTTACTTGAACAGTTCCATATCTCTGTATGAATCTCTATAAAATTCATCCAAATTATTTCAGCAAGGTCAGATATGAGATAAAACATACTATACATTAAACATTGATAGTTCAACAAACTTCTGTGAAAGAGAAACATTGATTTGTTAAACATTGCATCACATGAGACCATTTCAATGccaaaaaagaagacaaataAATGAGTATAGCTGATGGAAAGATTTCTAAGACAATGTTAAATGATCTCTCGGTGAAAATTATTACAAGATAAGTAGTCTGAGTTAAATTTACTTGAACAGTTACATATCTCTGTATGAATCTCTATAAAATTCATCCAAATTATTTCAGCAAGGTCAGATATGAGATAAAACATACTATACATTAAACATTGATAGTTCTACAAACTTCTGTGAAAGAGAAACATTGATTTGTTAAACATTGCATCACATGAGACCATTTCAATGCCAAAAGGAAGACAAACAAATGAGTACAGCTGATGGAAAGATTAGCACTGGGAGTTGCTGGTCACCAGGCAATTTTCATTTTCAAAGACTATATTCAGGAAACAAGCACACAATTGTTGACTCTAACACTACAACCTTGGAGAAAGAGGGAAAGGTTATCTTTCTCACAGAAAATAAGTCATGAAGGTCCTAGCCATTTTGACGGTGAAGTAGTGCACAATAATAAAGAAATCACACAGACCTTAGCTTCCTCATCTCTGATTGAGTGGAGACGGAAGCGTCCCTTGGTGTCGTACAGGAGCCGAAAATTCTCATTTGTTTTTGGGATCGATACAACATCTGCACATTACAAAATAGGGTGCCATAGAAATAGCAAAAGTTAATATTTGTCAGGGAACTCCATGAATATGCATATGACAAGAAAAGCTGAACAATAAGCATACCCATGAAACCAGCTGGATAAGTCTTGTCTGTCCTGACCTTTCCATCAACCAGTACATGTCGTTGCATCAGAATTGCAATGACTTCACGGTAAGTTAGAGCATATTTCAACCTATTTCTTAGGATAAGGATTAATGGTAAACACTCGCGAGCCTTGTGTGGGCCAGAAGATGGTTTGGGGGCCTAAAAGACGGTCAATTCATACAGTAAGTATcacagaaatatatatatatatatataaaaagataGAGAGAGTAGAGCTAATATACGGGCACCCGCACAAGAGCCTTAATAAGATTGGTCCTGACTAGGCGAGCAAAGACTCCAGCACCGGTAATTCAAGCTATTGGATGGGATCTACTATCTCTAAATTATTTACTACAAAACAATATTGTGATTTGGAGATCCCTAGCCTATGCATCACTTATAAATCTAGTGATAAAAAATTGGCAATTTAAAAAGCATGAAAAAATACATATGTTTTGACTATTGAATGCATAGGCTAGGGATCTCCACATTTAATTAGCAAGTTGTTAGGTCGATACGGTTAAGAACTGCTTATATCACGATATGGAATAAAAGTTAGGAATCAACTTCTGTGATAGAGTCAATCCACTAAGGTATAGAACAGCAGCGTAGCATCAGATCCCAAAGATGgtaacttcttttttttattatggaGCACAAGGTCTTTTTCAAAGATTCTATATGAATTTCATATATGAAACGAAGATAGTTAcctttcaaaaaaatttaacgATATAGGGGAATATCTATGTTTCATTTGTTTGAAGGTGGGAAAAAAGATAAAACTAATCACTGATCAAAATAAGAGTCTGAAACTTAGTGTAATTaacttcttttgtttttgttagTCATAATAAACAGTTTATAGATAGTAGATCACATCTACTAGCTCGGATCATCAGTGCCAAGCCTCTAGTTAGGTAAGGACTAACCTTAAGGCTATTGTGTGGGCATCCAAGTAATACATCCATACATACaaagatacatacatatagagAGAGGGCAAGAGCACTCTTGTCATTCTCTTTTTCATTAAGGGCATGTTTGGGTGCAATGAAAAACTGCCCGAAAAACTTGCTTGCTTTGAAAAATCTAGTTTTCCATCTGTTTTTTATTAGAAACTTAACAAATTTGGGAAGTTTATAACTAATTTGAAGAAAATTTTCCATTCCCATAgaaaagttctatttttcttttattttttccatgATTTCCTTACAACCAAATATAccctttatttaatttttttattataaaaaaggcAGCATGAACTTTTCTGCACTTACAAAGGCACCACCAAGCTTGTCTAGCATCCAATGCTTTGGGGCATTGAGCCTCTTCAGATGCTTCTTCAATCCCCTAGCCTGAAATGCACGTCAAAGAAGTATAAATTAGACAGCAGCAAACAGAGTAAAAACTAAATACTAGTTAATTTGTCAGTACAAATTGTGCAAGAAGCATAATGATAACAGGTTAGCCATCAGCAATGACCAGGAGCTTCAAGAAAATCTTTATTATAGATAAATTATACGGAATATCCTATTCGCTATTCAGCTAGatagctcacaatccaactccTTAATATTAGtttaaatcaagtaagaaaGCTGAACTTCAAAAAGGTGAACTGAGGAGATATGTTAGGCTTCTAACATAAGATGATTTCATTTTCAGCATTGGCACAATACAACGCCTCAAGGGAAGAAGTATGCAAGTTCACCGACCATTCACCCAGACTAGTAAAATGGTATAGATTAACATCTTAATGGCTATCTTTTTGGAGGCATAACTAGGACCATGTCTGGTTAACAATCAAAAACATCCCACATATTTTGAATCAGGAAAAATGTtacttaaaatattattatattgcaATAGATGTGGCTTTTTAGCATTAAATGCTATCTTAGGGTCTATTTGCTTGATTGCAACAAGCCCATCTGCAAGTCCACTTGCAGGAACTCAGCGCACTGGACTGCAGCTTCTTTAGCTGCTCCAGCTACATGTGCTGGAATGGGATGAGATGCAGCAACTCATACTGCATATCGATAGGAGACTGCTATGATAAAGTACTGATACTTGTTCCATACCATAACAACCCATACTGGTACaccaaaaaaatactttttttttgttttcaaggTTTTAAGACTCCATTATTTAGTTTTGAATGGAAAATTGAGAGTTCATTTTTCATGTTTAAATGTAATATAATTTAACTTTATTATGTTACGCCTAAAGAATGGAATTACTATATAATACATTTTAAAATGACTATGTATAAcattgaaaatataaaatatctacattaaaaataaaataaacatcaaaaaattaataaaaaaaaaggttatacCACTGCATAGAACTAACCAAGATTTATGACAAATCAAAAAATCATGCCAAAACACAAATTTTGCAATGAGTTCCCATGTTCAATTTTTATCAATTTATGAGATGTAAcgtataaaagagaaaaaagagggaaaTAACAAGATCAGACTTCCTGCTCACCCCACCagtctcttcttctctttttcttctcctcctttctccTTTCTTACCTTGAAATGGAGAGAAAAGGGCCCTAGGCCCTTTCTTCTCCAATTAATGAGGCCTCAACCAGTACAAGACCCTTACAAAGTCAAACCTGCTCAGAGCCAAGCAGGTCTAGGCCATTCAACCCAGTTAGGACCGATTCACACTTGTTTAGGTCAAATACCTTCTCGAGACTATAAACCATCAAGGTTCATGGTCTATATAGTACAATACCAACCAAAGCAAGTGGTTCAATATAGTATTCTATATCATGGTTTATACTATATGACACCCTATGATCAATACATACAGCAAAATTATAGGATTTTGCCGATCAGATTTACAAGAAAAAATGCTTTGTTAAGgcattttttacattttcttATTTATATTCTGGTCTTGTTCCAGACATACTATCTAGTTCGATGTTCATTCCCTAATTATGTTCACAAGATTGAGTCACCACCCTGTTCTTGAACAAGTTTGGTCTGACAAAATTAAAAATTGACAAAACAAGTCATCAAGGTTTGAAATACCATGATATGGGGGCATATAGATTGTGTCTAGCATAGTAAATATCCTGGTATGCCCCACCATGCTTTATGAAGGTTTGAAATACCATAGAATGGTACAGTATACACAGGAGCGGCTcaatacatttggaggcctaaggcgaacttacTAAGAGGggccttttttcttttcattttgtctttgaggcccTCCCTACAATGGgtcggcctaaggcgaactcactaagaggatcttttttttttctattttgtctTTGAAGCCTTTCCTGCGGTGAGCATTCTTTGGGCCAAGGCCTTAGGCGAACGCCTCAATCGTCGGCCCTGAGTATATACACTCAATACACCTTGGTATGGGAAGCGTCGTACCATGGTAAGATGGGTTTTTCAAAACCTTGCTAGTGATTAGATTCGATTCTCAACATCTATTTCTCATAGGTATCTAGGCACAAGAATTCTAATGAGTCCAAGTAAATGATAAATGTTTGGCATTCCTAACTGAATCTTTTAGTTAGATACACATAGTAAAATGAATAATGGCATATACAACAAGACAATAATTAAAGATAGGTATAAATGTGAAAATTCGAATTTATTCTGCAAAAGCTGAATGCAAATCCTATAAGCATGAATATGTTTCAGTTCAGCTACGGTCAAATCTATATGCATGTTCATGCTGTAGAGCTTGAACTTGGTTTTATATTGTGAAATTGAGTCTAAAATATCAACTGGCTGTAAATTCAATCTCTATGATTAAATATATTGGGCCACATAGGAATTTGCAAAGACAATTTAATTTATTCCAGCTATACTTAAACCTTACCCTCCTGCCAAACTATTGGAGTTTATGTGAAACTGCTTTCTTATAAAATTAgtgaaaacaaataaaattgtGTAAAGAATTGTTGAAGTTTGATTCAGCTAGTATAGGAACTGTGTAAAGAACATTTTGTTCAGCTAGTATAGGCAGCTTGCGGTGGTTGCTTGACAAACAAGAAGGGAAGTAGCTTGAAAAGGTGATTCTCATCAAGTATGGATCATAGGAGTGTCATATGCTGGTCGGAGATCGAGCAGGCATTTGGAAGAATGCGTATGACTAAGGAGAGATCTGCAAGAGCGATCTTGAGTGGTGTACTCATGTCTATCTCAATCCATTTCGTAATTCGTATATGCTTGCTTATAACAGGAAGTGTTTTGCTAGCCGTTGTTATTTTTATATGTTTGAGTAGGTGTATCTAAAGCTATCAGGTGCATCATCTCCTTCTCTGCAAAAGGTCTTTAGTAGGAcaaattttttactttttgtcAGGCCTTCTTGGATTCTACTATTGGCTgtgaactctttttttttccgaatGTTGATTTTGTGTGCCTTCAATAATTGGCGCGTGTTCTATCTCTACAAAAAATTGGCGAATGCTCATGCAGATACATGATTATGATACTTTGAAAATGCCTCATATGACTTGAGGTTAGAATTCATGACAGGAAGCATTTTGAAATGTCCTTTGTTGCTTTTAACTAGGAAGCATTTTGAGCCAAATGCTCTCAAAAGCATCCCACCtgactctttctctctctatatatatatataacatcgtAAAGCGTTTCCTTTAacccaaaagaaagaacaaatcCCATCCCATTAAATTATGCCTCAATCCCGTGCTAAGATTTCCAACCTAAGATTCCGTTCCAATTCATTCCATAGTTAATGAATGCCTCAGATCGCAAAGACCCAAACAGACAGTTTTCAATAAGAAAAAACTCATGAAGAAATCTAATAAAAACTATTAATTGGAAAGAAAATTTTCATATATCGTGAAAAAGCCTTGCAAAAAAAGATTCCGCGACAGAATTGCAAAATTATCATGACATTAGATTACAAGTACTACGATTGGATGGGGAAAAGGACGGAAATCGAACCATGTTCTCCTCCTAGTCGCGGCGGCCTTCCCCTCCTACTCCTGAAACGCTCGGACTCGCGTGCTTCGGCAGAGGAGGAAATAAAGGAGAGAGAGCTAGGGTTTTTAAGGACCCCTACTGATCATACACCGTCTGAACCGAGATGGACGGCGTCGAGTCAGTTGATCTGGCCCACACGTCAACACTAAACGTCGAGTTTGGGAGTAGCAATGGGTTGGGTAGGGTTTAAGCATGGATCAAACTCAAGTTGTGTCAAAAATCACTCGATCCATGACAGACCCATTTATAATTGAAATGAATAACGCAAAACTTGCTAGCTGGCACACATTCagattttaattattaattttgttgCATGTTATCTATTGGTTCACTTGCATTCGTCTTTCTATTATCACGATATTGAGGTGATgaataaatattattaatatttctatagtCAATGTACATGATTTACTACAATGAATAAATATTATTAATGTTTCTATAGTCAATGAACATGATTTACTACAATAATGGGCGATAGCCACCCGCTACATAGGGATATTCGAGCTATGATGTGTGGAAGGATGGCTATTCAGGTAAAGCATGTGTACCGTGAGGCCAACAGAGCAGCACAATGGGTAACCTCTTATGTGGCCAACCATTCTGGCGAGACTCTTTGGTTGAGAAAAGAGGACTTATCCGGAGCACTCCGAGAATTATTATCTTGTGATTTTTTGTGATATATTTGTACCCGCCATGTATGATACATCCGTTTtagcaaccaaaaaaaaataagaccAAGTCTTATTTTGACAAAAAGGACGCATTGCCACCAAAAAGCCTATATTTGCCTAAGCCTCTTGAGCAAATGAAAGATCCTTCTAGAGTAGACCAGAGGCATCAAAGGTTGGGTTATCCTTCTAAGTACTCTTATCTAAGAGTATATCTTATCTACTCCCATAAAGATATTTTTGAATCGACTATCTTATTCCTAAAAGTTTTTAACCTTGATCATACCATAGTACTTTGACAAATGAATATGACATTAGATTCGCATCCAACCATATATGGGCTTGATGCTTGGAATAATAGATTCTTATCAAGTAGATTATGTTTACCCATTGCAATGAGAATTTATTGTTATGCTAGCTGCCTTGGGTATATCAGTTGCATAACACATACAACATATTGCTCATTAGCTATTGCTTGAATGATAGATATGACCAGCCTTGGAAGACCAGATGGTGAGGATTTTTACCATCAGATATACCAATATCAAAGGAAAGGATTGCAAGTACACTGAAGTTCCTTgggttaattttatattttactaTGCTTGAAAGGAAATTGGTCTCTTATCTTAAACATGACTCAATAGATGACAAGTTATCCAAAAGACAGAAACAAAAGATAAATGATAAACCAAGTCCACACTATTCAAGATGTCAGATGGTCATCCAACAGCCACATCAACCAACTCAACCATATGATCGTCTGAAGGCTTAGAGTGGTGAGATTTTGAATAAGGAATGATGCTAGTCAATACATGCAAATGCTTTAATTCCTTCTTGGAAAAGTCAATGCTTGATAGGCCAAAATTCATTGCCATGTGTACACCTCTTCAATCCTTTGACCACTAATACTAATGGTACAATTTTTTAGTAATTTGCATGCAGTGAGACACCAATTCTTAACTAAAGGAGGGTACATAAAAATTAGCAATTTTCCAAGGTTAACAAAATATAACTTTAGAGGCTCTAGCAAGCTAAAACTCGACAAATAGATTAAAAAACCTCATCTTAAGTGCAAGAGTTTTAGGGAGTCATA
Proteins encoded in this window:
- the LOC103720880 gene encoding 40S ribosomal protein S4-3, with amino-acid sequence MARGLKKHLKRLNAPKHWMLDKLGGAFAPKPSSGPHKARECLPLILILRNRLKYALTYREVIAILMQRHVLVDGKVRTDKTYPAGFMDVVSIPKTNENFRLLYDTKGRFRLHSIRDEEAKFKLCKVRSVQFGQKGIPYLNTYDGRTIRYPDPLIKANDTIKLDLETNKIVDFIKFDVGNVVMVTGGRNRGRVGVIKNREKHKGSFETIHLQDATGHEFATRLGNVFTIGKGTKPWVSLPKGKGIKLSIIEEARKRLAASGAAPTV